The Leifsonia poae region GAGAACGCGAGAACACTGCGCAGGTACACGGGCCAGCTCTGCTCGACCCGGGAGTCGACGCCGATCAGCCGGTAGAACCCGCGTTCGACCTTCAGGTCTTTGCGCGAGGTGAAGGTGGCGGCCATGTAGTCGCCGAGCGGACGGTAGGTGAGCCCGAGCAGGAGCACGAGCGTCGCCAGCTGGGCGACGAACAGCCAGGCTGTGACCGAGAAATCTTGGTGCATCCTAGAATTTCTCCGGCTTCAGGAGGGCGTACACGAGATACGCGATCGCGGCGACGGCGAGCGCCGCCGCCAGCAGGTTGAAGAAGATCACAGCTTCTCCACCCCTTTTCCGATCAGGGCGACGATCGCGGCGAGCGCGAGGATCCCCACAACACAAACGATGTCCAACACGGGAACTTCTCCATCCGGATGCCACGCCAGGTCGGGTGACCGGCGATCGGTCCCGGCGCTCTGCCGGAACCACGGACCCATACAACTCGGCGCGGGAGCGCCGGAACGCCGTCCTAACGGAATCCATACAGGGTCGGCCCGACTCCTAACGGTTTCCGATCGGAACGGCACCTCCGGCGTCTCGGAAGCGTTGGGATCCGGGCTCTGGGCGTCGGAGTTCCGTTAGCACCGGCCCGCGCCCACGCGGGGCGGCCTAGAACGGTGTCGTGACCATCACCCATCTGCTCCCTTCCCTCCGTCGCTCCCTCCCCACCCCGCTCGATCGGGACGCCTGGCCGGAGTTCACGACGGCCGGCCTCGACGATGTGACCGTCGCCGGCGTCTCGCTCACTCGCCTCGCGGATTGGTGCGGCACACCGTGTGCACACACGGCGGCCGCCGTCATCCCGCACACCGGCGGCATCCCGTCGCCGACCGAGCTCGCCTCCGTCGTCGTCACGCGCGTGCTCTCCGTGAGCACCGCCGATGACGGCACCATCGACGCCTGGGTCGACGCCCGCCTGGCCGGCTGCACCGCCGACGTCGCCGAGACCCGGCTGATCGGACGGATCTCGACGGCCCACGACACCGAAGTGCGTCTGCGTTCGGCGGGTGGACCCTCGAAACCGTCGGCCGTGCCGCAACTGGGCGGCGACCTCCGCGCCGGTGATCTGCTCGCCATACCCTGCGTCGGGGCAGCGACACTGCGCGGGATCGACCCCGAGCGTCACCGCTTCTCGCGCGACGACGACCCCGCGGCCCCATGGCCGGCGGTATGCGGGCGCTGACCGGCACGCGACGAAGCGGTGCGGCCGGCGGCGGTGCGTCAGGTGGCAATGTGTCAGGGACGCGTTAGTTTTGCGGCGGCCGACGTAAGGACTTCGCAAGGATCGGCGCCGGGCCGCGGCGACCGGCGCATCCTGAAGCCGTGAACGAGTTCTGGAGAAGGCTGGCCGAGGGCGGAGCGCCCTGGGGAACCGTCGACGTCACCCCCGCGAGCCGAGGTCTGTGGCGCCGGGTTCGACTGATCGTCTACCCGCCGGGCACGACCCGCGCGGAGCGGCGTGCCCTGCGCTTCGCGCACTCGTGGCCGATCGCCGGAGCGCTGACCGCTCTGGTCGCGATGGTGCTGCTGGCCGGTGCGTGGCCGCCGGTCCTCGGGTTGTGCGTGCTGCTGCTGCTCTACCTCGCAGGCTTCTGGGTCGGGGCCCGGCTCACCCGCCTGCTGCGCGGACGGGTCAAGAGCATCATCGTCTCCACCGTCTCGGTGGG contains the following coding sequences:
- the kdpF gene encoding K(+)-transporting ATPase subunit F; its protein translation is MIFFNLLAAALAVAAIAYLVYALLKPEKF
- a CDS encoding VWA domain-containing protein, whose amino-acid sequence is MTITHLLPSLRRSLPTPLDRDAWPEFTTAGLDDVTVAGVSLTRLADWCGTPCAHTAAAVIPHTGGIPSPTELASVVVTRVLSVSTADDGTIDAWVDARLAGCTADVAETRLIGRISTAHDTEVRLRSAGGPSKPSAVPQLGGDLRAGDLLAIPCVGAATLRGIDPERHRFSRDDDPAAPWPAVCGR
- a CDS encoding DUF6611 family protein; its protein translation is MNEFWRRLAEGGAPWGTVDVTPASRGLWRRVRLIVYPPGTTRAERRALRFAHSWPIAGALTALVAMVLLAGAWPPVLGLCVLLLLYLAGFWVGARLTRLLRGRVKSIIVSTVSVGGELKVYGDGDLLRSTMERLDALEKRRLAGRVDPVAYEAEWAEVYDALPGGTPVAVRRR